The sequence below is a genomic window from Actinomycetes bacterium.
TCACGACATGGGTCGGCATGTCGGTCTGCCACGATCATTCGGCATCCGAACAGGTCTTCTTCACAGGCACCGGGTCATATTGGCCGGATTCTACACTGGGTCATCGCGGTCACAACTCCACAATACGCCGCATTGAGCTGCGGAAACACCGGGTTGCTGGTGCTGGTCGGACATATCGGACGGCGGGAGCGGGCCGATCGGGATCCTGACGAACGCCTCAATCCTGAACCTGGACAGCGGCGCAGAGGCGGCCGGAGCGGACCCAGGCGCCTCGGCTTTCCTCCCGGGTACCCCGGCCGACCGGACCGCATGCAGACCGGGCCGGAGCCGGACCTCAGGCGGACCCCGCCCCGGGCTAGGGTGGCGGCATGGCCCCTCCCCCGCCCCGCCCGGGTGGCGGCATGGCCCCTCCCCCGCCCCGCCCGGGTGGCGGCGCGGGGCCTCCCCGCCCGGCTAGCTAGGTGGCGGCGCGGGGCCTCCCCGCCCGGCTAGGTGGCGGCGCGGGGCCTCCCCCGCCCGGGCCGGGTGGCGGAGGGAAGCGTCGCCGGGCGGGCGCCGGCCCGAAAGCGGCGGTTGCGGCGCCGAGCACGGCTGCCTCGACCTGCCGGGCGCCGGCATGCCGCAGGGCGGCGGCCGCGCCGGCCAGGGTGGCACCGGTGGTGGCGATGTCGTCGACCACGAGGACGCGCCCGCCGGCGAGCCGGCGCCTGGCTCGCGGCGCCGGGCGGGCCGCCACCCGGCCCGGGTGGCTGGCCACCAGGCCGGCGCCCCTGTCCCGGCCGAGGTCCCGGCCCGGGGCGGGGGCGAGCAGGCCGGCGGCGGGCAGGTCGAGGGCGGCGGCCACGCCGGTGGCGACCCGTTGCGCGTGGTCTCTGAGCAGGCCGCCCGCTGGCGCGGCGGGGACCCAGGTGACCAGGTCGGCACCGGCCCCGGCCGCCGCCATGGCGGCGCCCAGGCGCCGGCCGAGGGCGGTCAGGGCGGCCGGCTGGGCCCGGAGCTTGCCGGCCAGCACCGCCTCGCGCAGGGCGCCGTGGTAGGGGCCGAGCGCCCATAGGGTCAGGCCCGGGTCGGCGACCAGCCACCACGGCCCGGCACCAGCCGGCTCGGGCGGCAGGCAGGCGGCGCAGCAGGGCCAGGCCCGGGGGCGGTCGCAGGCGAGGCAGGCGGCGGGCCGCAGCACGAGGGCGAGGAGGTCGGCGAGCCTCAGCCCGCGCCGGCCTGCCGTGCGGGAGGTCGAAGGGCGCATTCCCGGAGCGTAGCCGGGGCCAAGGGTTGCAGCATCCGGCCGTCCACAGGCCCGTTCCCGCAGCCAGGGCCCGGGGCTGGGGCCACGGCCAGCGGCTGGCGGAGTTTGGGGTCGCCGTCACCGTCGCGTCGAGGAGGGGCAGGGCTGGCGAGGTGGGTCGCCGTCGCGTCGAGGAGGGGCAGGGTGGAAGACGGTCAGCGGCTGGCGAAGTTGGGGTCGCCGTCGAAGTAGGTGGCGTCCGGGGGGGTGAGGGCCTTCAGGCCGCGCCCGTCGCGGTTGACCATCCACAAGGAGGTGCCCAGCTCGGACGGCGACTTGAACACGAAGACCTCGCCGGCTGGGTCGACGGTCAGCTCGCCGTCGATGTCGACCCCGAGGTTGGAGCCGCGGTCGGGGCTGAGCACCGGGGCCGGGCCCCAGCCGTCGACCTTCACGACCCAGAGCTTCTTCCGGTCGAACCGGTTCTCGCCGTCGCCCACGAAGGCGACGGTGACGGGGTCGACCCAGACCGGGCTGGACGCCGCACCGAGCCCGGGGGCGAGCGGGTGGGGGATCCACTCGGTGACGCCCTGGGCGCCGAGAACGCCGAGGTACAGGTCGCCGCCGGGCTCGACCGGGTCACGCCGCCCCGCCCCGGACCGGGCCAGCACGGCCAGCACGAAGCAGCCGTCGGGGCTGACGCGGACCAGGATGGGCTCGAGCTGGTCCGGGAGCGGGCCGAGGCCCAGCTTGGTGGCCTGGCCCGAGTCGGCGTCCACCGACCACAACTGCACGCTGGCGCCCTCCCGCTTGAGCGCGAGCAGGCGGGGCGGGCTGCCGGGCAGCCACGACGGGGGCGACAGCACGCCATGCAGGTCGGTGGCCGAGGGCGACGTGCCGGTCTGGGAGGCGGTCCACAGCGTGTGCGGCTCGCCCATCTCTCCCACCAGGTAGGCGATGCGGCTGCCGTCCGGCGACCAGGTGGGTGCCGACTTGGTGCCGTTGGCGGGGAGCATGAGGGGCCGCGGCTCGGTGCCGAGCTGGTCAGCCGGGATCGTGAAGACCTGGCCGTCGCGGACGAACGTGACAAGGTCGCCGTTGGCCAGCCGCTGGGGCCACAGCCCGGCGAGCTCGGGCGCGGTCCGGCGGTAGAGGCGGTCGGCCGGGAACCGGTCGGCGCCCACCTCGCCGAGCGGGCGACCGTCGACCCTCACCACGACCTGGGCGGTCGGGATGAGACGGTTGACCGTCCACACGAGCTGGCCCATCCGGAGCTGGCCCGAGCCGGGGTTGCCGGCCGCGGTGAACTGGCCTGAGAGGTTGACGGTGACGATGCCCTGCTCGGAGTCGTAGGTGACCGAGAGCAGGCGGGTGCCTGGCGGGATCGCGGTGTCCAGCGCGTTCGCGACCCGGCCCCGCGGGCCCTCCAGCAGCATGCGCAGCGCGGTCGTGGTGCGCCCCTGGACGCTGGCGACCCGACCGGCCG
It includes:
- a CDS encoding phosphoribosyltransferase family protein, with product MRPSTSRTAGRRGLRLADLLALVLRPAACLACDRPRAWPCCAACLPPEPAGAGPWWLVADPGLTLWALGPYHGALREAVLAGKLRAQPAALTALGRRLGAAMAAAGAGADLVTWVPAAPAGGLLRDHAQRVATGVAAALDLPAAGLLAPAPGRDLGRDRGAGLVASHPGRVAARPAPRARRRLAGGRVLVVDDIATTGATLAGAAAALRHAGARQVEAAVLGAATAAFGPAPARRRFPPPPGPGGGGPAPPPSRAGRPRAAT
- a CDS encoding GerMN domain-containing protein, which codes for MADRRWLRRVAALLVCLVLAACSAGVPPTGEVITIAQVASPTDERSSVDDPRGAKPQGGLKEIELVAQFMRVMATGDPAEAAAWVAPGSARRRLDGWQRRRSVMVYETRSATPSLKEAVASGDAGEVVVDVQVRLVGRLNGHEWTPLAGPTSLSFHLGRVLTEWRITSPPDQPWVDEESFKQRYRRTELFMASRDGRHVVPTPVLFDDRTGTAGRVASVQGRTTTALRMLLEGPRGRVANALDTAIPPGTRLLSVTYDSEQGIVTVNLSGQFTAAGNPGSGQLRMGQLVWTVNRLIPTAQVVVRVDGRPLGEVGADRFPADRLYRRTAPELAGLWPQRLANGDLVTFVRDGQVFTIPADQLGTEPRPLMLPANGTKSAPTWSPDGSRIAYLVGEMGEPHTLWTASQTGTSPSATDLHGVLSPPSWLPGSPPRLLALKREGASVQLWSVDADSGQATKLGLGPLPDQLEPILVRVSPDGCFVLAVLARSGAGRRDPVEPGGDLYLGVLGAQGVTEWIPHPLAPGLGAASSPVWVDPVTVAFVGDGENRFDRKKLWVVKVDGWGPAPVLSPDRGSNLGVDIDGELTVDPAGEVFVFKSPSELGTSLWMVNRDGRGLKALTPPDATYFDGDPNFASR